A window of the Lolium perenne isolate Kyuss_39 chromosome 7, Kyuss_2.0, whole genome shotgun sequence genome harbors these coding sequences:
- the LOC127313400 gene encoding protein S-acyltransferase 18, with protein sequence MACGGETTTAMRWPRWRRRHGWQLPLHPLQLVGAAVFAVLVAAYYVVLGPYLGSTVAGTTLLVLFSFSAAAAAALYVRCTAVDPSDRTHAKKMKRQRDLARCGGGRGRTLPRLRYGYILWRYAMRLLKRVEVRVMNRWVRRSYLEQWNSSVQLDPMLPFAFTKLDDIVSPHATQDQDISFCPICDCEVKLRSKHCKTCDRCVDGFDHHCRWLNNCIGRRNYAAFILLMFFVLLMLVIEGGTAVAIFVRCFVDSKGLKMEMEHRLHIRLPKGAHAALSMAFVLFTLYSTAALGQLFFFHVLLIRKGMRTYDYILALREAAQAYDPFDDSDISSEESIDFDSPERPSFMSRIFCRKEEVNESSRKLSIRIDEKEPNDATRRKDDIQINPWTLINMSKEKAMAAAERARERIRQKLQSTTISPMKPLPLETKRGPLNPERSTTGKEIVPVFTKSWVSGSPTARLSSPRRRFSGSSSPKPQRSRTNFDIRLTEVSRELDTHISKQVMCSVVMKGIEDEGSSL encoded by the exons ATGGCGTGCGGCGGAGAAACAACGACGGCGATGAGGTGGCCGCGGTGGCGCCGGCGCCACGGCTGGCAGCTGCCCCTCCACCCGCTCCAG CTCGTGGGCGCGGCGGTGTTCGCCGTCCTCGTCGCAGCCTACTACGTCGTCCTCGGGCCCTATCTCGGTAGCACCGTCGCCGGCACCACCCTCCTCGTGCTCTTCTCCTTCTCG gccgccgccgccgcggctctCTACGTGCGCTGCACGGCCGTGGACCCGTCCGACCGGACGCACGCCAAGAAGATGAAGAGGCAGCGCGACCTGGCCAGGTGCGGCGGCGGCCGCGGGCGGACGCTGCCGAGGCTGCGGTACGGGTACATCCTCTGGCGGTACGCGATGCGGCTGCTCAAGAGGGTGGAGGTCCGCGTGATGAACCGCTGGGTGCGGAGGAGCTACCTGGAGCAGTGGAACTCGAGCGTCCAGCTCGACCCCATGCTCCCCTTCGCCTTCACCAAGCTTGACGACATCGTCTCCCCGCACGCCACCCAGGACCAGGACATCTCGTTCTGCCCAATCTGCGACTGCGAG GTGAAATTGCGCAGCAAGCACTGCAAAACTTGTGACCGGTGTGTTGATGGATTTGATCACCACTGCAGG TGGCTCAACAATTGCATCGGGAGAAGGAATTATGCTGCATTTATTCTGCTAATGTTCTTTGTCTTGCTGATG CTTGTTATCGAGGGGGGAACAGCGGTTGCGATTTTTGTTCGCTGTTTCGTCGACAGTAAAGGGTTGAAAATGGAAATGGAGCACAGGCTTCACATTAGGCTACCTAAAGGAGCTCATGCTGCATTATCT ATGGCATTTGTCCTCTTTACGTTATACAGTACTGCAGCATTGGGCCAGCTCTTCTTTTTCCATGTTCTGCTCATTAGAAAG GGAATGAGGACTTACGATTACATCCTTGCTCTACGAGAAGCTGCACAAGCATATGATCCTTTTGATGACTCGGATATATCCTCGGAAGAGAGCATTGACTTTGATTCTCCAGAAAGGCCATCGTTCATGTCAAGGATCTTTTGCAGAAAAGAGGAAGTGAATGAG AGTTCCCGAAAGCTGTCGATAAGGATTGACGAGAAGGAGCCCAATGATGCAACAAGGAGGAAGGATGACATCCAGATCAATCCATGGACGTTGATCAATATGAGTAAGGAAAAAGCAATGGCAGCTGCTGAGCGTGCGCGTGAGCGGATCAGGCAGAAGCTCCAATCCACAACCATCTCCCCGATGAAACCATTACCATTGGAGACAAAGCGAGGTCCTTTGAACCCGGAGAGAAGCACGACGGGGAAGGAGATCGTACCTGTATTCACAAAGAGCTGGGTGTCAGGGTCACCGACAGCAAGGTTGTCCAGCCCAAGAAGGCGCTTTTCAGGGTCATCGTCACCTAAACCTCAGAGGAGCCGGACCAACTTCGACATTAGACTAACAGAGGTGTCAAGAGAGCTTGATACCCACATCTCGAAGCAGGTCATGTGCTCTGTTGTCATGAAAGGCATCGAAGATGAAGGTTCTTCGTTGTAA